The following proteins are encoded in a genomic region of Leifsonia psychrotolerans:
- a CDS encoding SDR family oxidoreductase → MSRTYVVTGAASGIGKATSELLTGQGHRVIGVDLKGSDVNVDLTTDDGRTAMVDQVTELSGGVVDAVVAVAGLAAPIAATAGVNYYGAIATLEGLRPLLLKSDAPRAVTVASMASLHPHDDALLAAFTDGTEADAIARAQELQAAGPDVGYAIYSTSKQALARWVRRTAITPEWAGAGIPLNAIAPAVVLTPMTRDLVATAEGRAQLTAQVPMPLNGPMEPIVAARLLAWLASEENSHLAGQVVFVDGGYDAVVRGDKTW, encoded by the coding sequence ATGTCACGCACTTATGTCGTCACGGGCGCAGCATCCGGAATCGGGAAGGCCACCAGTGAGCTGCTCACCGGCCAGGGGCATCGCGTTATCGGCGTCGATCTGAAGGGCAGCGACGTCAACGTCGACCTGACCACCGATGATGGCCGCACCGCGATGGTCGACCAGGTCACCGAACTCTCCGGCGGCGTCGTCGACGCCGTTGTCGCCGTGGCGGGACTCGCTGCGCCGATCGCAGCCACCGCCGGTGTCAACTACTACGGCGCGATCGCAACACTTGAGGGGTTGCGCCCACTGCTGTTGAAGTCGGATGCTCCGCGTGCGGTCACCGTTGCTTCGATGGCGTCGCTGCACCCGCACGACGACGCGCTTCTCGCGGCCTTCACCGACGGGACCGAGGCCGACGCCATCGCCCGCGCCCAGGAGCTGCAGGCCGCCGGACCCGACGTTGGCTACGCGATCTACTCCACGAGCAAGCAGGCACTGGCTCGCTGGGTGCGTCGCACGGCAATCACTCCGGAGTGGGCGGGCGCGGGAATCCCGTTGAACGCGATCGCCCCGGCCGTCGTGCTCACCCCGATGACGCGCGACCTCGTCGCCACCGCCGAGGGCCGTGCGCAGCTGACCGCCCAGGTGCCGATGCCGCTGAACGGCCCGATGGAGCCCATCGTTGCCGCTCGTCTTCTGGCCTGGCTTGCGAGCGAAGAGAACTCGCACCTGGCCGGTCAGGTCGTCTTCGTCGATGGCGGCTACGACGCCGTCGTGCGCGGCGACAAGACCTGGTAA
- a CDS encoding LolA family protein, giving the protein MTRVWLHWMPAIVVPAVIAAGVLVVPMMATAASDLPGQTPAQVLELIGSSSVTALSGTVQQTSDLGIPDLPIGAASAGPDATSMLDLLTGSHTARVYLDGSDKTRVQVLDSLAERDVVRNGSDLWYYNTADQTATHVTVPASMPGGDVASPVPTTIQTPAQVAQKFLAAIDPSTSVALGPDTTVAGRAAYTLVLTPKAGDTLVGSVSIAVDGTTGLPLSVDVHAVGQSAPAFEIAFTDLSLAAPSASLFTFTPPAGVTVKEQSLPTMNAMPTPDATAVPHTVIGSGWSAVLELPPGTVPASLTSSPLYPELTQAVTGGRVFSTSLANVLLTTDGRVFAGAVSTARLQAAAAQ; this is encoded by the coding sequence ATGACTCGGGTCTGGCTGCATTGGATGCCGGCGATCGTCGTTCCGGCCGTGATCGCGGCCGGGGTTCTTGTCGTGCCGATGATGGCAACGGCCGCGTCCGATCTGCCCGGCCAAACTCCTGCACAAGTGCTCGAACTGATCGGCTCCAGTTCGGTCACCGCGCTGTCGGGCACCGTGCAGCAGACCTCCGATCTTGGGATTCCCGACCTGCCCATTGGCGCCGCATCCGCCGGCCCGGATGCGACGTCGATGCTCGACCTGCTCACCGGTTCCCATACTGCACGGGTCTACCTCGATGGTTCGGACAAGACGCGAGTGCAGGTGCTCGACTCACTCGCCGAACGTGATGTCGTGCGGAACGGAAGCGACCTCTGGTACTACAACACCGCCGACCAGACGGCTACACACGTGACCGTGCCCGCGAGCATGCCGGGCGGCGACGTCGCCTCGCCCGTGCCGACAACCATTCAGACGCCAGCCCAGGTCGCCCAGAAGTTCCTGGCCGCGATCGACCCATCGACCTCGGTCGCTCTCGGGCCAGACACCACCGTTGCCGGCCGCGCCGCGTACACCCTCGTCCTCACCCCGAAGGCGGGCGACACACTCGTCGGCTCGGTCTCGATCGCCGTCGACGGAACGACCGGGCTTCCGCTCAGCGTCGACGTACACGCCGTCGGCCAGTCGGCACCCGCGTTTGAAATCGCCTTCACCGATTTGAGCCTGGCGGCACCGTCAGCAAGTCTGTTCACGTTCACTCCGCCGGCAGGGGTGACGGTGAAAGAACAATCCCTGCCCACGATGAATGCGATGCCCACCCCGGATGCCACAGCCGTTCCACACACGGTGATCGGGTCCGGCTGGTCCGCCGTGCTCGAGTTGCCGCCGGGAACCGTTCCCGCCTCGCTGACCAGTTCCCCGCTATACCCCGAGCTGACCCAAGCCGTGACCGGGGGCCGAGTCTTCTCGACCTCGCTGGCCAACGTTTTGCTTACCACCGACGGGCGGGTGTTCGCCGGAGCGGTTTCAACTGCCAGGCTTCAGGCCGCAGCCGCTCAGTGA
- a CDS encoding MFS transporter, with protein sequence MSDLTTPAPGAVPTVPRRAWIALIVLLMGMFMALLDTTIVNVALPTIRTSLNASEATLSWIISGYALAFGLALIPAGRVGDRIGHKWVFFTGLALFTVASFFCGLAQTDLQLIVSRVIQGLAGGVFVPAVTAMIQLMFPPRVRGKAFGIMGAVIGVSTAIGPILGGLIIQAFGDENGWRLVFWVNLPIGVIALVAAAILLPGGNEGYGKSGSDWLGLVLLSAGLVALLVPLIEGEDQGWPLWTFLTLAAGVLFIVAFAFWQVRLAKSDGSPLVPPHLFAHPAFSGGVILALVYFAAFTSIFFTISIFWQAGLGHSALESGIVSVPFAIGSIFGAAQSDRLARRLGRTVLLIGTGMVTVGLIWLWLALLLVPASDLTNWTLLVPLLVAGLGSGLFIAPNAQFIVATVDRSEAGAASGVIGVMQRVGSAIGIAVIGSVLFGTLNVTGHTPAAVADAFASSAAAALAVSAAFSVVALLLVFALPKRVDTH encoded by the coding sequence ATGTCTGACCTCACCACGCCGGCCCCCGGTGCAGTCCCGACTGTTCCCCGTCGCGCCTGGATCGCCCTGATCGTGCTGCTGATGGGCATGTTCATGGCGCTGCTCGACACGACGATCGTGAACGTGGCACTGCCGACAATTCGCACGAGCCTCAACGCGTCAGAGGCGACACTCTCCTGGATCATTTCGGGTTATGCCCTGGCGTTCGGTTTGGCACTCATCCCGGCCGGTCGCGTCGGTGACCGGATCGGCCACAAATGGGTGTTCTTCACCGGCCTGGCGCTGTTCACCGTGGCGAGCTTCTTCTGCGGTTTGGCTCAGACCGACCTGCAGCTGATCGTCTCCCGTGTCATCCAGGGTCTCGCCGGCGGTGTCTTCGTTCCCGCGGTGACCGCGATGATTCAACTCATGTTCCCGCCGCGCGTTCGCGGCAAGGCATTCGGCATCATGGGCGCCGTGATCGGTGTGTCAACAGCAATCGGCCCGATTCTGGGTGGCCTCATCATCCAAGCGTTCGGTGACGAGAATGGCTGGAGGCTGGTGTTCTGGGTCAACCTGCCGATCGGCGTGATCGCGCTGGTCGCCGCGGCAATTCTGCTGCCCGGCGGCAACGAGGGTTACGGCAAGAGCGGCAGTGACTGGCTCGGACTCGTGCTGCTCTCAGCCGGTCTCGTCGCGCTCCTCGTGCCGTTGATCGAGGGCGAAGACCAGGGCTGGCCGCTCTGGACGTTCCTCACCCTCGCCGCAGGCGTATTGTTCATCGTCGCATTCGCGTTCTGGCAGGTGCGCCTGGCGAAGTCGGATGGCTCTCCGCTCGTGCCCCCGCACCTCTTCGCGCATCCGGCTTTCAGCGGGGGAGTCATCCTCGCACTGGTCTACTTCGCGGCGTTCACCAGTATCTTCTTCACGATCTCGATCTTCTGGCAGGCGGGTTTGGGGCACAGTGCACTGGAATCAGGCATCGTCTCGGTGCCGTTTGCCATCGGAAGCATCTTCGGTGCGGCTCAAAGCGACCGGCTGGCTCGGCGGCTGGGCCGCACGGTTCTGCTCATTGGTACGGGCATGGTCACCGTTGGTCTGATTTGGCTCTGGCTCGCATTGCTTCTCGTTCCGGCGAGCGACCTCACCAACTGGACCCTCCTCGTTCCGCTGCTCGTGGCGGGTCTCGGCAGCGGCCTGTTCATCGCCCCGAACGCCCAGTTCATCGTCGCCACGGTCGATCGATCCGAGGCGGGAGCGGCCAGCGGTGTGATCGGTGTGATGCAGCGCGTCGGAAGCGCGATCGGCATCGCCGTGATCGGCAGCGTGCTGTTCGGCACCCTGAACGTCACCGGTCACACTCCGGCAGCCGTCGCCGACGCCTTCGCCAGCAGTGCGGCTGCGGCGCTCGCTGTGAGCGCCGCCTTCAGCGTCGTCGCGCTGTTGCTTGTTTTCGCCCTGCCGAAACGGGTCGACACGCACTGA
- a CDS encoding MarR family winged helix-turn-helix transcriptional regulator codes for MSDVQDVARFSSEQTAAVPDNPARYRSEPLAALLAVFSVWGSGGFISALSRQAGTDLDTTSVVGVTMLARHGAMRPSTLAGHLRVGASNVSKISAQLIEQGFVEKIADPADARASLLQLTPQGVALMHTLVVAGDAMMDDILVGWSSTDRAAFARQLQRFELSALRYAADIQSA; via the coding sequence ATGAGTGATGTACAGGATGTGGCACGTTTTTCCAGCGAGCAGACTGCCGCAGTGCCGGACAACCCTGCACGCTATCGCTCAGAGCCGCTGGCGGCTCTGCTTGCCGTCTTCTCGGTCTGGGGGTCCGGCGGATTCATCAGCGCCCTCTCCCGTCAGGCTGGAACCGACCTCGACACCACCAGCGTCGTCGGCGTGACGATGCTGGCCAGACATGGCGCCATGCGGCCCTCGACACTCGCCGGGCACTTGCGTGTCGGCGCCTCGAACGTCAGTAAGATCAGCGCGCAGCTGATCGAACAGGGCTTCGTCGAGAAGATCGCCGACCCCGCGGATGCCCGCGCTTCGCTGTTGCAACTCACTCCCCAGGGCGTCGCGCTCATGCACACGCTCGTCGTGGCCGGTGACGCCATGATGGATGACATTCTCGTCGGCTGGTCCTCGACCGACCGTGCCGCATTTGCCCGCCAACTTCAGCGCTTCGAACTGAGTGCGCTGCGCTACGCCGCCGATATCCAGTCGGCGTAG
- a CDS encoding cytochrome c biogenesis CcdA family protein has product MQIGLAAAFLGGVLALLSPCSALLLPSFFAYAFTTRTRLLGRTALFFLGLVAMLLPIGVFAGSLGGLVLTYRSLIVTIAAVLIILFGALHLAGLRVRWPRMQHRGGTGVLSVFLLGVAFGLAGTCSGPVLGAILTIAALGGNAAYGGLLLTVYAVGMVVPVFVLALLWDAFDLGNRRWLKPRTIRIGPWQSTVVEVLSGLFMIAVGVLLLVTDGTAGLDGILGVRQQYEVELWAQSTGLRLGDVTFVVLGAMLAAVGFLWWWTLSRRRAAARHE; this is encoded by the coding sequence ATGCAGATCGGGCTCGCGGCGGCGTTCCTCGGCGGCGTGCTCGCCCTGCTCAGTCCGTGCTCGGCGCTGCTGCTTCCCTCGTTCTTCGCGTACGCGTTCACGACGCGCACCCGTCTGCTCGGCCGCACCGCACTCTTCTTCCTGGGTCTGGTGGCGATGCTGCTTCCGATCGGGGTCTTCGCCGGTTCGCTGGGCGGACTCGTGCTGACTTATCGCAGTCTCATCGTGACGATCGCCGCCGTGCTGATCATCCTGTTCGGTGCGCTGCACCTGGCTGGGCTGCGTGTGCGGTGGCCGCGCATGCAGCACCGAGGCGGCACCGGTGTGCTGTCGGTCTTTCTGCTGGGCGTCGCATTCGGACTGGCCGGCACGTGCTCGGGGCCCGTGTTGGGCGCGATCCTCACGATTGCGGCGCTCGGCGGTAACGCGGCGTATGGCGGTCTTCTGCTCACCGTCTATGCCGTGGGAATGGTCGTGCCGGTTTTTGTGCTGGCCCTGCTCTGGGACGCGTTCGATCTCGGAAATCGGCGCTGGTTGAAGCCGCGCACCATTCGCATCGGGCCCTGGCAATCCACCGTGGTCGAGGTTCTCTCGGGCCTGTTCATGATCGCCGTCGGGGTGCTCCTGCTGGTCACGGATGGCACGGCCGGCCTCGACGGCATCCTGGGGGTGCGCCAACAATACGAGGTCGAGTTGTGGGCGCAAAGCACCGGTCTGCGCCTCGGTGACGTGACCTTCGTCGTACTGGGGGCGATGCTCGCGGCCGTGGGGTTCCTCTGGTGGTGGACGCTGTCGCGTCGACGCGCAGCCGCACGACACGAGTAA
- a CDS encoding universal stress protein, protein MTANENAPARHPVIVGVAPGQPTHVVEQAARFAAQFGTDLICAHVNPGRYAVDEAIDGSVVSSSIDPDFVDNREEVFDANLAASLAAVLANAGISWRTLVLAGDVATALGHLAETVDAAMIVVGTHDASMSGGIQEFFNRSVATGLAHHQHRPVVVIPTHSHGSDAPKLGKK, encoded by the coding sequence ATGACGGCGAACGAAAACGCACCCGCGCGCCATCCGGTCATCGTCGGTGTCGCCCCGGGGCAACCCACGCATGTTGTGGAACAAGCCGCGCGCTTCGCCGCCCAGTTCGGGACCGACCTCATCTGCGCCCACGTCAATCCCGGTCGCTACGCGGTTGACGAAGCGATCGACGGCAGTGTCGTTTCATCGTCCATTGATCCGGATTTCGTCGACAACCGTGAAGAAGTCTTCGACGCGAATCTCGCCGCCTCACTGGCCGCCGTCCTGGCCAATGCGGGAATCTCCTGGCGCACACTAGTGCTGGCCGGAGACGTCGCCACGGCGCTCGGCCATCTGGCCGAAACCGTCGACGCTGCGATGATCGTGGTCGGTACCCACGATGCGTCGATGAGTGGCGGAATCCAGGAGTTCTTCAACCGCTCTGTCGCCACCGGCCTCGCCCACCATCAGCACCGCCCGGTCGTGGTCATTCCAACGCACTCCCACGGTAGCGACGCCCCGAAGCTGGGAAAAAAGTAA
- a CDS encoding DsbA family protein, which produces MPTSRRTYPFSTLILVALTAAVIGSVVTAVVVASPQAASEASSPTPSTSAEAFADTAETPTETPAAVPDLARRIDGDPLAIGALDAPVVMIEYADYRCPFCSLFARDTLPPLIDSYVADGTLRVEWRDLPLFGEQSINAAIAARAAGEQGLFWDYQEAVHAAAPDRGHPELPREQLIAFAAQIGVPDLAAFEQSLDSPAHAAAIQIDVDEARALGIAGTPAFLVGAEMISGAQPLEVFQLAIERQAGR; this is translated from the coding sequence ATGCCAACCAGCCGTCGTACCTATCCGTTCTCGACGCTCATTCTTGTGGCGCTGACCGCCGCCGTCATTGGGTCGGTCGTCACCGCGGTCGTCGTGGCATCGCCGCAGGCGGCTTCGGAAGCCTCATCGCCGACTCCGTCGACGAGTGCCGAGGCCTTCGCCGACACCGCCGAGACTCCTACCGAGACGCCGGCCGCGGTTCCCGACTTGGCCCGGCGAATCGACGGAGATCCGCTCGCGATCGGCGCCCTCGACGCGCCGGTCGTGATGATCGAGTATGCCGACTACCGGTGCCCGTTTTGCAGCCTGTTCGCGCGGGACACTCTGCCGCCACTGATCGACAGCTACGTTGCCGACGGCACGTTGCGGGTTGAATGGCGTGACCTTCCACTCTTCGGTGAGCAGTCGATCAATGCAGCAATTGCCGCGCGCGCGGCCGGCGAACAGGGGTTGTTCTGGGACTACCAGGAGGCCGTGCACGCGGCAGCACCCGACCGGGGGCACCCGGAGCTGCCCCGCGAACAACTGATTGCATTCGCCGCTCAGATCGGCGTTCCCGACCTGGCTGCATTCGAACAGAGCCTGGACTCGCCCGCGCACGCTGCGGCAATTCAGATCGACGTCGATGAAGCGCGTGCGCTCGGCATCGCGGGCACCCCCGCGTTCCTGGTCGGAGCCGAGATGATTTCTGGCGCCCAGCCGCTTGAGGTGTTCCAGCTGGCCATCGAGCGCCAGGCCGGGCGCTGA
- a CDS encoding CrcB family protein, whose translation MTASRPSHLRWGSIALVGLGGTVGTLARETISLLVPSFGAFSIAIPLINLAGAFLLGFLYEALTRVSPREPRATRLRLLLGTGFCGGFTTYSALATDAAVLNSSGNLVLAVAILASTVVFGAVATWLGIAVGARVSRPRPSAPSAGTAAP comes from the coding sequence GTGACCGCGTCCCGACCGTCCCACCTGAGGTGGGGGTCCATTGCACTCGTCGGCCTCGGCGGCACCGTCGGCACCCTCGCGCGCGAAACAATCTCGCTACTGGTGCCCTCATTCGGCGCTTTCTCGATCGCCATTCCACTGATCAATCTCGCGGGGGCGTTTCTTCTCGGCTTCCTGTACGAGGCCCTCACCCGCGTGAGCCCGCGTGAGCCCCGAGCGACACGGTTGCGGCTCCTGCTGGGCACCGGCTTCTGCGGCGGATTCACCACCTACAGTGCTTTAGCCACCGACGCAGCAGTGTTGAACTCGTCGGGGAATCTTGTCCTGGCGGTGGCGATCCTGGCTTCAACAGTTGTCTTCGGCGCCGTGGCAACCTGGCTCGGCATTGCGGTGGGAGCCCGCGTGTCCCGGCCTCGACCGAGTGCCCCGTCAGCCGGAACGGCAGCCCCGTGA
- a CDS encoding ABC transporter ATP-binding protein codes for MAKRNDRRAARAAAKNVVDTVDEFETEFTPTEADGDMFGGTPSKKAQHFWPAAKRLMGLLRPERAKMTLVVVLVTVSVVLTVVAPKVLGQAMDVIFNGVIGAQLKGGQTLAQAIDGLRAAGNDQFADMLQGTTVVPGQGVDFPTLGRLITIVLALYVVASVLMWAQGWVLNGLVMRVVYTLRQDIEDKLNRLPLRYFDTRQRGDLMSRVTNDVDNIQQALQQAFSQLVQSLLTVIGIAAMMFIVSWQLALIALIALPLSGIIAGVIGAKSQKLFAAQWKNTGALNGHIEETFSGQEIVRAFGRDREMLEEFDKRNDTLFAASFGAQFVSGMIMPAMTFVSYLSYVMIAVAGGLKVASGQMTLGDATAFIQYSREFSQPLGQMAGMANMLQSGVASAERTFELMDADEQDPEIVTAHLPERTDGHVEFDNVSFSYSPTKPLITDLSFLAQPGQTVAIVGPTGAGKTTLVNLVMRFYELTGGRILLDGVDITSLSRAELRSQVGMVLQDAWLFEGTIRENIRYGRLDATDDEVVAAAKATMVDRFVRQLPDGYDTVLDADGGSVSSGERQLITIARAFIANPSLLILDEATSSVDTRTEILVQQAMAALRTDRTSFVIAHRLSTIRDAHTILVMDGGRIVEQGNHETLLKTRGAYYGLYQAQFRGGEPQAETDAAAQNSDTEEPINV; via the coding sequence ATGGCGAAACGCAACGATCGTCGGGCTGCACGTGCGGCCGCAAAAAATGTCGTCGATACCGTCGACGAGTTTGAGACCGAATTCACCCCGACGGAGGCCGACGGCGACATGTTCGGCGGAACGCCGAGCAAGAAGGCCCAGCACTTCTGGCCGGCGGCCAAGCGGCTGATGGGCCTGCTGCGCCCCGAGCGCGCGAAGATGACCCTGGTCGTCGTCCTCGTCACGGTCTCGGTGGTACTCACGGTCGTCGCCCCCAAGGTTCTCGGCCAGGCCATGGACGTGATCTTCAACGGCGTCATCGGCGCCCAGTTGAAGGGTGGCCAAACACTCGCGCAGGCCATCGACGGCCTGCGCGCGGCCGGCAACGACCAGTTCGCCGACATGCTGCAGGGCACCACGGTCGTGCCGGGCCAGGGCGTCGATTTTCCGACACTCGGCCGCCTGATCACCATCGTTCTCGCCCTGTATGTGGTGGCCTCTGTGCTCATGTGGGCGCAGGGCTGGGTGCTCAACGGCCTCGTCATGCGCGTCGTCTACACTCTGCGCCAAGACATCGAAGACAAGCTCAACCGCCTGCCGCTGCGTTACTTCGACACCCGGCAGCGCGGCGACCTGATGTCGCGCGTAACCAACGACGTCGACAATATCCAGCAGGCTCTGCAGCAGGCGTTCTCGCAGCTCGTGCAGTCGCTGCTGACCGTGATCGGCATCGCCGCGATGATGTTCATCGTGTCGTGGCAGCTTGCCCTGATTGCGCTGATCGCCCTGCCACTGTCGGGGATCATCGCCGGCGTAATCGGTGCGAAGTCGCAGAAACTCTTCGCCGCCCAGTGGAAGAACACCGGCGCGCTTAATGGACACATCGAAGAGACCTTCTCCGGTCAAGAGATCGTGCGGGCATTCGGTCGCGACCGCGAGATGCTCGAGGAGTTCGACAAGCGCAACGACACACTGTTCGCTGCCTCATTCGGCGCCCAGTTCGTGTCGGGCATGATCATGCCGGCCATGACCTTCGTCTCCTACCTCTCCTACGTGATGATCGCCGTTGCCGGTGGTCTCAAGGTGGCCTCAGGTCAGATGACGCTGGGTGACGCGACAGCGTTCATCCAGTACTCCCGCGAGTTCAGCCAGCCGCTCGGCCAGATGGCCGGTATGGCGAACATGTTGCAGTCGGGTGTGGCCTCGGCCGAGCGCACGTTCGAACTGATGGATGCCGACGAGCAAGATCCCGAGATCGTCACAGCTCACCTGCCGGAGCGCACCGACGGCCACGTCGAATTCGACAACGTCTCGTTCAGCTACAGCCCCACGAAGCCGCTGATCACCGATCTGTCATTCTTGGCGCAGCCCGGACAGACCGTCGCCATCGTCGGTCCGACCGGCGCAGGCAAGACCACGCTTGTGAACCTTGTGATGCGGTTCTACGAGCTGACGGGCGGGCGCATCCTGCTCGACGGCGTCGACATCACATCGCTGTCACGCGCTGAACTGCGTTCGCAGGTCGGGATGGTGCTGCAGGACGCCTGGCTGTTCGAGGGAACTATTCGCGAGAACATCCGCTATGGCCGTCTCGACGCAACAGATGACGAGGTCGTCGCCGCGGCGAAGGCGACGATGGTTGACCGATTCGTGCGCCAGCTGCCCGACGGCTACGACACCGTGCTCGACGCCGATGGCGGCAGCGTCTCGTCGGGCGAGCGTCAGCTCATCACAATCGCTCGTGCGTTCATCGCCAACCCCTCGCTGCTCATTCTCGACGAGGCGACTTCGTCAGTCGACACCCGCACCGAGATTTTGGTGCAGCAGGCCATGGCCGCGCTGCGCACCGATCGCACCTCGTTCGTGATCGCACACCGCCTGTCGACGATTCGTGACGCTCACACCATCCTCGTGATGGATGGAGGGCGTATTGTCGAGCAGGGTAACCACGAAACACTGCTGAAAACCCGCGGTGCCTACTATGGGCTTTATCAGGCGCAGTTCCGGGGTGGCGAGCCACAGGCCGAGACGGATGCCGCGGCACAGAACTCCGACACGGAAGAACCAATCAATGTCTGA
- a CDS encoding ABC transporter transmembrane domain-containing protein, protein MVLVSLVLKHAAPYKAWIAAVFVLQLISTIASLYLPSLNAQIIDKGVSTGDTDFIWSTGMTMLTVCLVQVATAIGAIYFGARTAMAIGRDMRRDFYRKVDSLSALELGRFGTATLITRGTNDVQQVQMLVLMTLNFMVSTPIMCIGGIIMALREDAGLSWLVWVSVPTLFIIVGFLVYLLMPLFRQMQDRIDGINSVLREQIVGIRVVRAFVREPFESERYRTSNENLTRVSVKVGNIFVLMFPVIMMVLHLATAAVLWFGGHRVDAGDMQIGSLTAFLQYLLQILMAVMMGVFMVMMIPRAVVCAERIADVMGTESSQAGPSEPTEETPTHGRVEFRNVTFGYPGAERPVLDNISFTAEPGTTTAIVGSTGAGKTSLINLIPRLYDPQAGEVLIDGVPVSRLTRDQVSSVVGLVSQKPYLFSGTIASNLRFGRASATDDDLWQALRIAQGEDFVKSKEKGLDDPIAQGGTNVSGGQRQRLCIARALVATPRVYLFDDSFSALDVATDARLRDALGEATGDATVIIVAQRISTIIGADQIVVVDDGVIVGRGTHEELVDGNETYRQIVESQLSVEEVA, encoded by the coding sequence GTGGTTCTCGTCTCCCTCGTGCTGAAGCACGCCGCGCCCTACAAGGCGTGGATCGCGGCCGTCTTCGTGCTGCAACTCATCTCGACTATCGCTTCGCTCTATCTGCCGAGCTTGAACGCGCAGATCATCGACAAGGGCGTCTCGACCGGTGACACCGACTTCATTTGGTCGACCGGCATGACAATGCTCACGGTCTGCCTGGTGCAGGTGGCGACGGCCATCGGCGCCATCTACTTCGGCGCCCGCACGGCCATGGCCATCGGCCGGGACATGCGGCGCGACTTCTACCGCAAGGTCGACTCGCTCAGCGCCCTGGAGCTCGGTCGCTTCGGCACCGCAACCCTGATCACGCGGGGCACAAACGACGTGCAGCAGGTACAGATGCTCGTGTTGATGACCCTCAACTTCATGGTCTCGACGCCCATCATGTGCATCGGCGGCATCATCATGGCGCTGCGCGAAGACGCCGGGCTGTCCTGGCTCGTCTGGGTGTCGGTCCCCACCCTTTTCATCATCGTTGGCTTTTTGGTCTACCTGCTCATGCCGCTGTTCCGTCAGATGCAAGATCGCATCGACGGAATCAATAGCGTGCTGCGCGAGCAGATCGTCGGCATCCGTGTGGTGCGTGCCTTCGTGCGCGAACCGTTCGAATCCGAGCGTTACCGTACCTCGAATGAGAACCTCACCCGGGTCTCGGTGAAGGTCGGCAACATCTTCGTGCTGATGTTCCCGGTCATCATGATGGTGTTGCACCTCGCCACCGCCGCCGTGCTCTGGTTCGGCGGCCACCGCGTCGATGCCGGTGACATGCAGATCGGTTCGCTCACCGCTTTTCTGCAATACCTCTTGCAGATTCTGATGGCCGTGATGATGGGTGTCTTCATGGTCATGATGATTCCCCGTGCCGTCGTCTGCGCCGAGCGTATTGCGGATGTGATGGGTACGGAATCGAGCCAAGCCGGCCCGAGCGAACCCACTGAGGAGACCCCGACCCACGGCCGCGTGGAGTTCCGCAACGTGACTTTCGGTTACCCGGGCGCCGAGCGTCCCGTGCTCGACAACATCAGCTTCACGGCCGAACCGGGCACGACCACCGCCATCGTCGGCTCCACCGGCGCCGGCAAGACATCGCTGATCAACCTGATTCCACGGCTCTACGACCCGCAGGCCGGTGAGGTGCTGATCGACGGAGTTCCCGTGTCGCGCCTCACCCGCGATCAGGTCTCGAGTGTGGTCGGCCTCGTCTCACAGAAGCCCTATCTCTTCTCGGGCACGATCGCCTCGAATCTGCGGTTCGGCCGGGCCTCGGCGACCGACGACGATTTGTGGCAGGCACTCCGCATCGCCCAGGGTGAAGACTTTGTGAAGAGCAAGGAAAAGGGTCTCGACGACCCGATCGCCCAGGGCGGCACGAACGTCTCCGGCGGCCAGCGTCAACGGCTCTGCATCGCCCGTGCCCTCGTGGCCACGCCTCGGGTCTACCTCTTCGACGATTCGTTCTCGGCGCTCGACGTCGCGACGGATGCCCGCTTGCGGGACGCCCTCGGCGAAGCGACCGGTGACGCCACGGTAATCATCGTCGCCCAGCGAATCAGCACCATCATTGGGGCCGACCAGATTGTGGTCGTCGACGACGGTGTCATCGTGGGCCGCGGCACACACGAAGAATTGGTCGACGGGAATGAGACCTATCGCCAGATCGTCGAATCTCAGCTCAGCGTTGAAGAGGTGGCATAA
- the crcB gene encoding fluoride efflux transporter CrcB: MTPLVYVALALAGGAGASLRFVLDGLIRTTVQTAYPFATTLINVSGSLLLGLITGLAAQLLLPPELALILGAGFLGGYTTFSTASYETVRLIQQRRYGESLASGVGMLMLAVGAAMLGLWIASLF, encoded by the coding sequence GTGACACCCCTGGTGTATGTCGCGCTGGCCCTCGCCGGAGGGGCGGGAGCATCACTCCGGTTCGTGCTCGACGGGCTGATCCGAACCACAGTTCAGACGGCGTATCCGTTTGCGACCACTCTCATCAACGTCTCGGGCTCACTCCTGCTGGGCCTCATCACGGGCCTGGCCGCACAGTTGCTGCTCCCCCCGGAGCTCGCCCTCATTCTCGGTGCTGGCTTCTTGGGCGGCTACACGACATTTAGCACGGCCAGCTACGAAACAGTTCGTTTGATCCAGCAACGCCGCTACGGCGAGTCGCTCGCCAGCGGCGTCGGGATGCTGATGCTCGCGGTGGGTGCAGCAATGCTGGGCCTGTGGATAGCGTCTCTGTTCTAA